In Cercospora beticola chromosome 3, complete sequence, the following proteins share a genomic window:
- a CDS encoding uncharacterized protein (BUSCO:EOG09264S4C) has translation MNASATVNVLRLLVNPSLCLPHHTIATFDQLPVPLSQAFIKPGSDKKPDIKAVVLDKDNCFALPKTNVIHPPYTSKFEELRKAYPGSKLLIVSNSSGTNSDPGHAEADLLERNTGVKVLRHSTKKPGCHSEIMEYFRSQPETGVTRESQVAIVGDRLFTDVLMANMMGSYGVWIENGVKQDYGLMTRVEKGLRTFLLRRNYVPPEAKSDFE, from the exons ATGAACGCCTCAGCGACGGTCAACGTACTTCGGCTACTAGTCAATCCGTCGTTATGTCTTCCCCATCACACCATCGCGACATTCGATCAACTGCCAGTCCCCCTTTCACAAGCATTCATCAAGCCTGGCTCGGACAAGAAACCGGACATCAAAGCCGTGGTTCTTGATAAGGATAATTGTTTCGCACTTCCTAAGACCAATGTCATCCACCCACCTTATACCTCCAAATTTGAAGAACTTCGTAAAGCATATCCTGGATCCAAGCTACTCATAGTCTCCAATTCTTCCGGCACAAATTCAGATCCTGGGCATGCAGAAGCTGATCTACTCGAACGCAACACAGGAGTAAAAGTCCTGCGACATAGTACCAAGAAACCCGGATGTCACTCTGAAATCATGGAATATTTCCGCAGCCAGCCTGAGACTGGAGTGACACGGGAGAGTCAGGTGGCCATAGTTGGGGATAGATTGTTCACTGATGTCTTGATGGCCAACATGATGGGAAGCTATGGAGTATGGATCGAGAACGGTGTCAAGCAGGACTACGGCCTT ATGACAAGGGTCGAGAAAGGACTTCGTACTTTCCTGCTACGACGAAACTATGTGCCCCCGGAGGCCAAAAGCGACTTTGAGTGA
- a CDS encoding uncharacterized protein (CAZy:AA3) codes for MFSNAIASSLLCVFQFSSFVHADETDPTDFSSFQYPGAPRIRSQPEYDFCIVGGGTAGLTLANRLTESGRFNVVVFEAGGSPEQVATYKTAGGNQFVLNGAWSLLDYNFETVPQVHLNNRTLNYHRGRALGGSSATNGLFYGLGSREVYDQWELDGNPGWNWTTIQRAAKRGTVFVGNPENTNDNTYMTWDPNNYGTKGPLKIGFQGYVPESNPSFMNATEAIGLQIVRDQDGGNPIGIKQGTIHADEKFERSSSYDSYYQAAKDRPNLDVLERAIVSRIIFAPNGNASYSDSAEPEAIGVTFIDGTSGLFHNVSCNNEVIVSAGAFHSPFILKHSGIGPADELAEFGIPVVVANENVGENMHDHNSFSVIHAVKPEFADVASTTDLVNDVRVLNEAQRKFYTASTLKERAQSKWSAPSGATNGFQKIPADELRAIGAGAIIDAGWADQAHNEILYESVWYPQSFTEYGQPQQNTSYFSVTVSNLAALSQGSVRLGSNFALSDPVIDPNYLAEEADRAMAIQGVKYLRQVAAHPALQQWSAGEVLPGSQYQSDEELLEYARLHMIPNWHASNTCRMLPRENGGVVDSHMRVYGTRRLRVCDVSIFGRLPDVNLVGPVYAVAELGAEIIRKEYNDWTEDEN; via the exons ATGTTTTCCAACGCGATCGCTAGCTCGTTGCTCTGCGTCTTCCAGTTCTCATCGTTCGTCCATGCAGATGAGACTGATCCTACTGACTTCTCGTCGTTCCAATACCCCGGAGCACCACGGATCAGGAGTCAGCCGGAATATGACTTCTGTATCGTTGGTGGCGGTACAGCTGGCTTGACGCTTGCCAATCGGCTCACCGAAAGCGGCAGGTTCAATGTCGTAGTCTTCGAAGCTGGGGGCTCCCCGGAGCAGGTGGCCACGTACAAAACAGCGGGAGGCAATCAATTTGTGCTCAACGGTGCCTGGAGCTTGCTTGACTACAATTTCGAAACGGTTCCGCAGGTGCATCTGAACAATCGCACTCTCAACTACCACCGCGGTCGAGCTCTGGGAGGCAGTAGTGCTACCAATGGCTTGTTCTACGGGCTTGGAAGCCGTGAAGTCTACGATCAGTGGGAACTTGATGGAAATCCAGGATGGAACTGGACAACAATTCAACGTGCAGCCAAGCGAGGTACAGTGTTTGTGGGCAACCCAGAAAACACGAATGACAATACATATATGACTTGGGATCCCAACAATTATGGCACGAAAGGTCCACTCAAGATCGGCTTTCAAGGCTATGTACCAGAGTCGAACCCATCGTTTATGAATGCCACAGAGGCTATCGGCCTTCAAATTGTGCGAGACCAGGATGGCGGCAATCCCATCGGTATCAAACAGGGCACCATTCACGCAGACGAGAAGTTCGAACGCTCTTCATCCTACGACTCATACTATCAAGCCGCCAAAGACCGTCCCAACCTAGACGTCCTCGAACGCGCCATTGTGTCccgcatcatcttcgccccCAACGGCAACGCATCCTACTCGGACTCCGCCGAACCCGAAGCCATCGGCGTGACTTTCATCGACGGCACCTCCGGCCTCTTCCACAACGTCTCATGTAACAACGAAGTCATTGTTTCTGCCGGGGCCTTCCACTCTCCTTTCATCCTCAAACATTCCGGCATCGGTCCCGCTGACGAACTGGCCGAATTCGGCATTCCAGTCGTCGTAGCAAACGAGAATGTTGGCGAAAACATGCACGACCATAACTCCTTCTCTGTCATCCACGCCGTGAAACCTGAGTTTGCAGACGTGGCATCTACTACCGACCTCGTCAACGACGTTCGCGTTCTCAACGAGGCACAACGGAAATTCTACACTGCCTCTACTCTCAAGGAGCGAGCTCAGAGCAAATGGTCTGCTCCCTCAGGCGCCACCAACGGATTCCAGAAAATCCCGGCTGATGAGCTGCGCGCTATCGGTGCTGGGGCAATCATCGACGCAGGCTGGGCGGATCAGGCACATAATGAGATTTTGTACGAGAGTGTTTGGTACCCGCAGTCCTTCACCGAGTATGGTCAACCGCAGCAGAATACAAGTTACTTCTCGGTCACGGTGAGTAATCTGGCGGCATTGAGTCAAGGGAGTGTGAGGTTGGGAAGTAATTTTGCTTTGAGTGATCCGGTGATCGATCCGAAT TATCTTGCTGAGGAAGCAGATCGGGCAATGGCCATCCAGGGAGTCAAGTATTTGCGTCAAGTTGCGGCTCATCCAGCTTTGCAGCAATGGTCGGCGGGTGAGGTGCTGCCTGGGTCACAGTATCAGAGTGACGAGGAGTTATTGGA ATATGCTAGGTTGCACATGATTCCCAACTGGCACGCCAGTAACACTTGCCGTATGTTGCCGCGGGAGAACGGCGGTGTTGTAGATTCTCATATGAGAGT ATATGGCACCAGGCGACTTCGAGTCTGCGATGTTTCCATCTTTGGTCGTCTGCCAGACGTCAACCTTGTCGGCCCGGTCTATGCCGTTGCAGAATTGGGCGCGGAAATCATCAGGAAGGAATATAATGATTGGACAGAGGACGAAAATTGA
- a CDS encoding uncharacterized protein (BUSCO:EOG09263OCO), which produces MSTTIGSFVAGGIAACGAVTVTHSFETIKIRLQLQGELQSKKDAPRLYKGVLHGVKVVYANEGLKGLLRGLNCAYVYQMTLNGCRLGFYDPIRTTLNSLVLTRSPFNTTDANVKAMQSVPVNIASGASSGILGAFLGSPFFLVKTRLQSYSPFLPVGTQHQYRNAADGMKQIYGAEGIKGLWRGVGPAMVRTGFGSSVQLPTYFFAKRLLQRNFDIKDGTPLHLASSTASGFVVCCVMHPPDTVMSRMYNQTGNLYSGAFDCLYRTIKTEGILAVYKGFFAHLARILPHTILTLTLAEQTNKLMRKFEDRVLPKETKEKL; this is translated from the exons ATGTCGACCACCATCGGCTCATTCGTGGCCGGCGGCATAGCAGCTTGCGGCGCTGTCACTGTCACGCACTCCTTTGAGACGATCAAAATTCGATTGCAGTTGCAGGGAGAGCTGCAATCCAAGAAAGATGCGCCTCGGTTATACAAAGGTGTGCTGCACGGTGTCAAGGTCGTCTATGCGAACGAGGGCCTCAAGGGACTCTTGAGAGGACTGAACTGTGCT TATGTCTACCAAATGACCCTCAATGGCTGCCGCCTCGGCTTCTACGATCCGATAAGAACCACCCTCAACTCCCTAGTCCTGACACGATCCCCTTTCAACACCACCGATGCGAACGTGAAAGCGATGCAATCAGTGCCAGTCAATATCGCCTCAGGTGCCTCATCCGGTATCCTCGGTGCTTTCCTCGGATCTCCATTCTTCTTAGTGAAGACCCGTCTCCAATCATACTCTCCCTTTCTACCCGTTGGCACACAACATCAATACCGTAACGCAGCTGATGGCATGAAACAAATATACGGCGCTGAAGGAATCAAAGGCCTCTGGAGAGGTGTCGGTCCCGCAATGGTCCGAACAGGTTTCGGATCATCCGTGCAACTTCCCACATATTTCTTCGCCAAGCGCCTGTTACAAAGAAATTTCGATATCAAGGACGGAACACCTCTCCATCTCGCGTCTTCCACAGCATCAGGATTCGTCGTGTGCTGCGTCATGCATCCTCCCGACACCGTCATGAGCCGCATGTACAACCAGACCGGCAATCTTTACTCAGGGGCATTTGATTGCTTATACCGAACGATCAAGACCGAAGGTATTTTGGCAGTGTACAAGGGCTTTTTCGCACATCTGGCCAGAATCCTGCCGCACACAATCCTCACTTTGACATTGGCGGAACAGACAAATAAGCTAATGAGGAAATTCGAAGATCGAGTGCTACCCAAGGAGACCAAGGAGAAGCTATGA
- a CDS encoding uncharacterized protein (BUSCO:EOG09263ZW6), which produces MSAPPPKDNYVPLAQSKPFVSTLRYPSSRKTIYDRNLNRTKATETSLASFAYLFNSLITYHHAKSGSVSEIETRLNRAGYPIGIKMLDLVLYRQPPRTAARPTRMLDLLQFIHGALWRALFNRSADALEQSNTKKNEYMIVDNEPVVNTFISIPKEMSQLNCAAFVAGIIEGVCDAAGFGTEGVTAHWAGEGDEMWPGKTIFLLRFKDNVLEREDAIKAGGG; this is translated from the coding sequence ATGAGTGCCCCTCCGCCAAAGGACAACTACGTCCCCCTCGCCCAATCAAAGCCCTTCGTGTCCACGCTGCGCTACCCCTCTAGCAGAAAGACCATCTACGACCGCAATCTGAATCGCACGAAAGCCACAGAGACCTCGCTCGCCTCCTTCGCCTACCTGTTCAACAGCCTGATCACCTACCATCATGCCAAGTCAGGCTCGGTCAGCGAGATCGAGACGCGCCTGAACCGCGCGGGATACCCCATTGGCATCAAGATGCTAGATCTGGTGCTCTATAGACAGCCGCCGCGAACTGCTGCACGGCCTACGCGCATGCTCGACCTGCTACAATTCATTCATGGAGCGCTATGGAGGGCTCTGTTCAACCGCAGCGCAGATGCTCTGGAGCAGAGCAACACGAAAAAGAATGAGTACATGATTGTGGACAATGAACCTGTGGTGAACACATTCATCAGTATCCCAAAAGAGATGAGTCAGTTGAACTGCGCGGCTTTCGTCGCGGGCATTATTGAAGGTGTATGCGATGCGGCTGGCTTTGGCACTGAGGGGGTCACAGCACATTGGGCCGGTGAAGGAGACGAAATGTGGCCCGGAAAGACCATCTTTCTGCTACGATTCAAGGATAACGTACTTGAGCGAGAAGACGCGATCAAGGCGGGAGGAGGTTGA